From Segatella copri, the proteins below share one genomic window:
- a CDS encoding LlaJI family restriction endonuclease, with protein MRILIEEHQYQAEQIRDVLHGIDAMQDIDGNVSINYVGYYYNTQLNDCVFILPKVLLEDTPEGERVFGKYAPETIVNLNQNNPLSQQEKDFIYEFSVWIYRTIEVYNNTTRNGIVYHQKIACLGKSNRQINNTFLDILLALIDFNKHNQDFIFFILKNIHSGYNRIHWSKTIATTSAIISKNSPVYTHPVNRKKQINFDEELLIIFYSILNYISERYGFANHINCNFQLITGYRFKTYLDGLGKTRLLQIKYKYFSDKALHLWQLCYDFFDNAKRMNIQQEHKEYLLVKSFNIVFEAIIDELLGEKNIPAGLKEQADGKRIDHLYSYQNLITTRNQEPVYYIGDSKYYKLGHSIGKESVYKQFTYARNLIQWNLNLFMNDDKDDEELQYDKRNFGNVPKLRDDLTEGYNIIPNFFISAKMAENLSFSDQISSTDREKKCFNTQHFNDRLFDRDTLLVFHYDVNFLYVVSLYARHNEHQKFAWKNRVRKMFRDEIQKMLDERYDFYRLTPKEDTQVEEFVSQNFRKLIGKIFSPTKFNDYLILALEKEDSNEEQKEAIINDVKEKFYIEGFALSTNSKID; from the coding sequence ATGAGAATCCTCATAGAAGAACATCAGTATCAGGCTGAACAGATTAGGGATGTCCTGCACGGCATTGACGCCATGCAGGACATTGATGGTAACGTCAGCATCAATTACGTTGGGTATTACTACAATACCCAGCTCAACGATTGCGTCTTTATTTTGCCGAAAGTACTGCTCGAAGATACACCTGAGGGCGAAAGAGTATTCGGCAAATACGCCCCGGAAACCATCGTCAACCTGAACCAGAACAACCCACTCTCTCAACAGGAGAAAGACTTCATCTATGAGTTCTCTGTCTGGATTTACCGCACCATCGAGGTTTACAACAATACCACCAGAAACGGCATTGTCTATCACCAGAAAATAGCGTGCCTCGGTAAAAGTAACAGACAAATCAACAACACATTCCTCGATATTCTGCTGGCCCTCATCGACTTCAACAAGCATAACCAGGATTTCATCTTCTTCATCCTGAAGAACATCCATTCCGGTTACAACCGCATTCATTGGTCAAAGACCATAGCCACCACGAGTGCCATCATCAGCAAAAACAGCCCTGTTTATACCCATCCTGTCAATAGGAAAAAGCAGATTAATTTTGATGAAGAACTCTTGATTATCTTCTATTCCATCCTGAATTATATCAGCGAAAGATACGGCTTCGCCAATCATATCAACTGCAATTTCCAGCTGATAACAGGCTATCGTTTCAAGACCTATCTGGATGGATTAGGGAAGACTAGGCTGCTCCAGATTAAGTATAAATACTTCTCAGACAAGGCTTTACACCTCTGGCAACTATGCTACGATTTCTTTGATAATGCCAAGCGCATGAACATCCAGCAGGAACACAAAGAGTATCTTCTGGTTAAGAGTTTCAATATCGTTTTCGAGGCCATTATTGATGAACTTCTAGGCGAGAAGAACATTCCAGCCGGACTGAAAGAACAGGCTGACGGCAAGCGCATAGACCATCTGTACAGCTACCAGAACCTGATTACAACAAGAAATCAGGAGCCAGTTTATTACATCGGAGACAGCAAGTATTACAAGTTAGGTCATTCCATCGGCAAAGAATCTGTGTATAAGCAGTTTACGTATGCCAGAAACCTCATCCAGTGGAACCTGAACCTCTTTATGAACGACGATAAGGACGATGAAGAACTGCAATACGACAAGCGTAACTTCGGCAACGTACCCAAGCTTCGCGATGACCTGACGGAAGGCTACAACATCATTCCGAACTTCTTCATCAGCGCAAAGATGGCAGAGAATCTCTCTTTCTCAGACCAGATTTCGTCAACCGACAGGGAAAAGAAGTGCTTCAACACCCAGCATTTCAACGACCGCCTGTTCGACCGCGACACCCTTCTCGTCTTCCACTACGATGTCAACTTCCTCTATGTAGTATCTCTGTATGCCCGTCATAACGAGCACCAGAAATTCGCCTGGAAAAACCGGGTTCGCAAGATGTTCCGTGATGAAATCCAGAAGATGCTGGACGAAAGATACGACTTCTATCGCCTCACGCCGAAAGAAGATACGCAAGTAGAAGAATTCGTCAGCCAGAATTTCAGAAAGCTTATCGGCAAGATATTCTCACCAACGAAATTCAATGATTATCTGATACTTGCGCTCGAGAAAGAAGACTCCAACGAGGAGCAGAAAGAAGCTATCATAAACGATGTTAAGGAGAAATTCTATATAGAGGGATTTGCCTTATCAACTAACAGCAAGATTGACTAG
- a CDS encoding (deoxy)nucleoside triphosphate pyrophosphohydrolase, giving the protein MKHYNVVAAVVCHDGKYLCMQKGKTKFEYTSYKWEFPGGKIEPGETPQQALARELMEEMEYPVEVGEELVTVNHEYPDFSITMTAFLCTSKGDANGFKRREHADSKWCSKDELKGLNWAAADIDVVEGIL; this is encoded by the coding sequence ATGAAACATTATAATGTGGTAGCAGCCGTGGTTTGCCATGATGGCAAGTATCTCTGCATGCAGAAAGGCAAGACAAAGTTTGAGTATACAAGCTATAAATGGGAGTTTCCTGGTGGAAAGATTGAGCCTGGTGAAACTCCTCAACAGGCGTTGGCTCGTGAGCTGATGGAGGAGATGGAATATCCTGTAGAAGTAGGAGAGGAGTTGGTAACTGTGAATCACGAGTATCCTGATTTCTCGATAACCATGACTGCCTTTCTGTGTACGTCAAAAGGCGATGCTAATGGGTTCAAGAGGCGTGAGCACGCTGATAGCAAGTGGTGCAGCAAAGATGAGCTGAAAGGGCTCAACTGGGCTGCAGCGGATATTGATGTTGTGGAAGGTATCTTATAA
- a CDS encoding DUF3427 domain-containing protein, protein MESRFLTNYTETTFLSTIQMNLRRCKSFAFSVSFIKKAGLVLLAKDISAAIERGAKGRIITSTYQNFTDVESLNYFLSLAQHPNFECHLDDECFHDEKNYFTNGFHSKGYIFELENGIEMVVGSSNITRYALLKNIEWDLVVNCEHDTEAYLDAMNEFESLWNQTYELSQDRIKEYSTKLSFAIEHWDMDYDMADSEIKPNYMQRKALRELNRYRAIGQERALVISATGSGKTYLAAFDALNFNPDRLLYIVHEGSILKKSLETFQKVFGGSKTCGLYNAEAKETGEDFLFSTNVSMCRSLELFDKKEFDYIIIDECHHAVADSYRKIIDYFEPEFLLGLTATENRMDNQDVVEIFGNNIPYELRLRDAIINDLIVPFHYYGIRDELVDYGLTASGERRLISQISTPENCEFIHQQIEKHRMGNQKLKALAFCRNIQHARMMADNLGDYYHTAFLSGKNKTGERIRAYNDLQDENRDLEILFAVDILNEGVDIPGVNMVLFLRPTESSTIFLQQLGRGLRKYTNKPYVTILDFIGNSYKRSVHIALALGSLSRNSILEKKLLKFMVRNDFKSLGLDKYGVEVHIDDLSKEEIIDKIESENFNRINYLKMDYQNFKAYLKTPSYPSHMDYMNSDYAPNLLKFMKIKIGSKKTNSYYGFLKGIEEEGLPVFSEEQIACINYLSSLLPLVREHEYLVIRNLLEGESSLSRIEANIREEIPGFKHEQLEHALRFLEEGFAVKIEEGEVQLCGEREQEYEAYLQDLLNYGLTQYEARYADTKKDFLLWQDYRQDQVLLKILENPKHNQYGTYYKNGNMYIFAGLKKDASLDEHLKYNDKFLSPDVFQWESIARISAKDEALQRTAKRVLVFVRKVSAENGITLPYTYIGTGHLENPRKDVTTNGSILYDIHMDNPLSQELQEDFQWME, encoded by the coding sequence ATGGAATCTAGATTCTTGACCAATTATACAGAGACAACCTTCCTGTCTACCATTCAGATGAACTTGCGCCGCTGCAAGTCATTTGCTTTTTCAGTCAGCTTTATCAAAAAAGCCGGCCTGGTACTCTTGGCTAAAGACATTAGTGCTGCTATAGAGCGTGGTGCTAAAGGAAGAATTATCACTTCTACTTATCAGAATTTTACCGATGTAGAATCGTTAAACTACTTCTTGAGTTTGGCACAACATCCTAATTTTGAGTGTCATCTGGACGATGAATGTTTCCACGATGAGAAGAACTATTTTACTAATGGTTTCCATTCTAAAGGCTATATTTTCGAACTGGAAAATGGTATAGAAATGGTTGTTGGTTCTTCTAATATCACACGCTATGCTTTGCTGAAAAACATAGAGTGGGATTTGGTGGTAAATTGCGAGCATGATACCGAGGCTTATCTTGATGCAATGAATGAGTTTGAAAGCCTATGGAATCAGACGTATGAATTATCGCAGGATAGAATTAAAGAATATTCTACCAAACTCAGTTTTGCTATTGAGCATTGGGATATGGATTATGATATGGCGGATTCTGAAATCAAACCTAATTATATGCAGCGCAAAGCACTTAGGGAATTGAACAGGTATCGTGCCATCGGTCAGGAGAGAGCTTTGGTGATTTCTGCCACAGGTTCAGGAAAGACGTATCTGGCAGCATTCGATGCGCTCAATTTTAACCCCGACAGATTGCTCTACATCGTACATGAAGGCTCTATTTTGAAGAAATCCCTGGAGACATTCCAAAAGGTCTTTGGTGGCTCTAAAACCTGCGGTCTGTATAATGCGGAGGCAAAGGAAACAGGTGAGGATTTCCTGTTCTCTACCAATGTTTCGATGTGCCGTTCGCTCGAACTCTTTGATAAGAAGGAATTCGATTATATCATCATCGATGAGTGTCACCATGCTGTAGCAGACAGTTATCGGAAAATCATCGACTATTTTGAGCCGGAGTTCCTGCTGGGCTTGACTGCTACCGAGAACCGAATGGATAATCAGGATGTAGTAGAGATTTTCGGCAATAATATCCCATACGAGTTACGGCTTCGTGATGCCATCATCAATGATCTGATTGTGCCTTTCCACTATTATGGTATTCGTGACGAACTGGTTGATTATGGGTTGACAGCATCTGGCGAACGCCGTTTGATTTCGCAAATCTCTACACCTGAAAACTGCGAGTTTATCCACCAGCAGATAGAGAAGCATCGAATGGGAAACCAGAAGCTGAAGGCGCTGGCTTTCTGTAGAAACATCCAGCATGCCAGAATGATGGCTGATAACCTGGGTGATTATTACCATACAGCTTTCTTGAGCGGTAAGAACAAGACCGGTGAACGTATTCGTGCTTACAATGATTTACAGGATGAAAACCGGGATTTGGAAATCTTGTTTGCTGTAGATATCCTGAACGAGGGTGTGGATATTCCTGGTGTCAACATGGTGCTCTTTCTGCGCCCAACGGAATCGAGTACCATCTTCTTGCAGCAATTGGGTCGAGGTCTTCGTAAGTATACAAACAAGCCTTATGTTACGATACTCGATTTCATTGGCAACAGCTATAAGCGTAGCGTTCATATAGCCTTGGCGCTAGGCAGTCTTTCCCGCAATTCTATTTTGGAAAAGAAACTCTTGAAGTTCATGGTAAGGAATGATTTCAAGAGCTTGGGCTTGGATAAATATGGCGTTGAGGTACACATCGATGACCTTTCCAAAGAGGAAATCATCGACAAGATTGAGAGCGAGAATTTCAACCGCATTAACTATCTGAAGATGGATTATCAGAATTTCAAGGCATATCTGAAAACTCCGTCTTATCCATCGCACATGGATTATATGAATAGTGATTATGCTCCTAATCTCTTGAAATTCATGAAGATAAAGATTGGCTCCAAGAAAACCAATTCTTATTATGGTTTCTTGAAGGGTATAGAAGAAGAGGGCTTGCCGGTATTCTCAGAAGAGCAGATTGCTTGTATCAATTATCTGTCTAGTCTTTTGCCTTTGGTAAGAGAACATGAGTATTTGGTAATCAGAAATTTACTGGAGGGAGAGTCTTCTTTATCTCGTATTGAAGCCAATATCCGGGAGGAAATTCCTGGTTTCAAGCATGAGCAACTGGAGCACGCTTTGCGATTCCTGGAAGAGGGATTTGCTGTGAAGATAGAAGAGGGTGAAGTGCAATTATGTGGCGAAAGAGAACAGGAATATGAGGCATATCTGCAAGATTTGCTTAACTATGGTTTGACGCAATATGAGGCAAGATATGCTGATACAAAAAAAGATTTTTTGTTGTGGCAGGATTATCGTCAGGACCAGGTGCTCTTGAAAATCCTGGAGAATCCGAAGCACAATCAGTATGGCACTTATTATAAAAATGGCAATATGTATATCTTTGCGGGTTTAAAGAAGGATGCCTCGCTGGATGAACATTTGAAGTATAATGACAAGTTCTTGTCGCCAGATGTTTTCCAGTGGGAGAGTATTGCTCGTATCTCTGCCAAGGATGAGGCTTTGCAGCGAACTGCCAAGAGGGTATTGGTGTTTGTGAGGAAGGTGAGTGCTGAGAATGGTATCACTCTGCCATATACTTATATCGGAACTGGTCATTTGGAGAATCCGAGAAAGGATGTAACGACGAATGGTTCTATATTGTATGATATCCACATGGACAATCCGTTGTCGCAGGAATTGCAGGAAGACTTCCAGTGGATGGAGTAA
- a CDS encoding beta-galactosidase translates to MTVTTSIKTLAFASLLALAPAQMMAAQKGGTFTTGDKTFLLNGKPFVVKAAELHYPRIPRAYWEHRIKMCKALGMNTVCLYVFWNIHEQEEGKFDFTGNNDVAAFCRLAQKNGMYVIVRPGPYVCAEWEMGGLPWWLLKKKDIRLRELDPYFMQRVEIFEKEVGKQLAPLTIQNGGPIIMVQVENEYGSYGKDKPYVSAIRDIVRKSGFDKVSLFQCDWSSNFLNNGLDDLTWTMNFGTGANIDQQFKRLGEVRPNAPKMCSEFWSGWFDKWGARHETRPAKDMVEGMDEMLSKGISFSLYMTHGGTSFGHWAGANSPGFQPDVTSYDYDAPINEWGLATPKFYELQKMMAKYNDGKKLPAVPKAPMQIIKVPEFKFTEYKPLSYGIGKEKECNAPQCFEDMDMGWGTMVYETQVPAIESTSTLTGEFHDFAQVYVNGKYVGKIDRVKNEKSLELPAMPQGAQLTIVVEGMGRINFGRAIKDYKGIIGNVTITTQKEDCELALTPTRWNNSSIADDYQTAVKALTMPTNKMRGLQTKAGYYRGYFNLKKVGDTFINMEAFGKGQVYVNGHALGRFWQIGPQQTLYLPGCWLKKGKNEVIVLDVVGPKGEAGKPGSTVAPTAFCQDHPELDKLNLEKSNKHNEPGHRMDLNSETPVLKGEFKAGNGWQTIKLDKPVTGRYFAIQAESSQSGDSQIAIAEVYLQDAQGNRIDRNNWVAFYADSEKGNSTLDKMFDLQESTYWQTEKGANFPHLGIVDMGKEVTISAFEYLPRAEQGAPGSVKAFKLYVKK, encoded by the coding sequence GATGATGGCGGCACAAAAAGGTGGCACCTTCACTACCGGCGACAAGACATTCCTTCTCAATGGCAAACCTTTCGTCGTTAAGGCTGCCGAGTTGCACTACCCTCGTATTCCTCGTGCCTACTGGGAGCATCGCATCAAGATGTGCAAGGCTCTTGGCATGAATACCGTCTGCCTCTATGTGTTCTGGAATATCCATGAGCAGGAGGAAGGCAAATTCGACTTCACAGGCAACAACGATGTGGCTGCTTTCTGCCGCCTCGCCCAGAAGAACGGCATGTATGTCATCGTTCGCCCGGGTCCATACGTTTGTGCAGAATGGGAAATGGGTGGTCTGCCTTGGTGGCTCCTCAAGAAGAAGGATATCCGTCTGCGTGAGCTGGATCCTTACTTCATGCAGCGAGTAGAAATCTTCGAGAAGGAAGTGGGCAAGCAGCTGGCTCCACTCACCATCCAGAATGGTGGTCCTATCATCATGGTTCAGGTGGAGAACGAATATGGTTCTTACGGCAAGGACAAGCCATACGTAAGTGCCATCCGCGACATCGTCCGCAAGAGCGGATTTGATAAGGTAAGCCTCTTCCAATGCGACTGGTCATCCAACTTCCTGAACAATGGTCTCGATGACCTGACCTGGACCATGAACTTCGGTACAGGTGCCAACATCGACCAGCAGTTTAAGCGTCTCGGTGAGGTTCGTCCGAATGCTCCTAAAATGTGTTCAGAGTTCTGGAGCGGCTGGTTCGACAAGTGGGGAGCCCGCCACGAGACCCGTCCTGCCAAGGATATGGTAGAAGGAATGGACGAGATGCTGAGCAAAGGCATCAGCTTCTCTCTATATATGACCCACGGCGGAACCAGCTTCGGCCATTGGGCAGGTGCCAACTCTCCTGGTTTCCAGCCAGACGTAACCAGCTACGATTACGATGCCCCTATCAATGAATGGGGATTGGCTACGCCTAAGTTCTATGAACTGCAGAAGATGATGGCAAAATACAACGACGGCAAGAAGTTGCCAGCCGTGCCTAAGGCTCCGATGCAGATCATCAAGGTGCCAGAGTTCAAGTTTACCGAATACAAGCCATTGAGCTACGGTATCGGAAAGGAGAAAGAATGCAACGCTCCTCAGTGCTTCGAGGATATGGATATGGGATGGGGTACCATGGTTTATGAAACCCAGGTTCCAGCCATCGAAAGTACATCAACCCTTACCGGCGAGTTCCACGATTTTGCCCAGGTATATGTGAACGGAAAGTATGTAGGCAAGATTGACCGTGTAAAGAATGAGAAATCACTCGAATTGCCAGCCATGCCACAGGGTGCACAGCTCACCATCGTAGTAGAAGGTATGGGAAGAATCAACTTCGGTCGTGCTATCAAGGACTACAAGGGTATCATCGGCAACGTAACCATCACTACACAGAAAGAGGATTGCGAACTTGCTCTCACCCCTACCCGTTGGAACAACAGCAGCATTGCTGATGATTACCAGACTGCAGTCAAGGCACTCACCATGCCAACCAACAAGATGCGCGGTCTCCAGACCAAGGCGGGTTACTATCGCGGCTACTTCAACCTGAAGAAGGTGGGCGACACCTTTATTAATATGGAGGCATTCGGCAAGGGTCAGGTTTATGTCAACGGTCATGCCCTCGGTCGCTTCTGGCAGATTGGTCCTCAGCAGACCTTATATCTTCCAGGCTGCTGGTTGAAGAAGGGCAAGAACGAGGTGATTGTTCTCGACGTTGTAGGTCCTAAGGGTGAAGCAGGAAAGCCAGGTTCTACTGTGGCTCCTACCGCTTTCTGCCAGGATCATCCGGAGCTCGACAAGCTGAATCTCGAAAAGAGCAACAAGCATAACGAGCCAGGTCATCGCATGGATCTCAATTCAGAGACTCCTGTATTGAAGGGCGAGTTCAAGGCTGGCAACGGCTGGCAGACCATCAAGCTCGACAAGCCTGTAACCGGTCGCTACTTCGCCATCCAGGCAGAAAGCAGCCAGAGCGGTGACAGCCAGATTGCCATCGCCGAGGTTTATCTGCAGGATGCACAGGGCAACCGCATCGACCGCAACAACTGGGTAGCCTTCTATGCCGACAGCGAGAAGGGCAACTCAACACTCGACAAGATGTTTGACTTGCAGGAGAGCACTTACTGGCAGACCGAGAAGGGTGCCAACTTTCCACACCTCGGCATCGTGGATATGGGCAAGGAAGTTACCATCTCTGCCTTCGAGTACTTGCCACGTGCCGAGCAGGGTGCTCCAGGCAGCGTGAAGGCATTCAAGCTCTATGTAAAGAAATAA